The following coding sequences are from one Patagioenas fasciata isolate bPatFas1 chromosome 23, bPatFas1.hap1, whole genome shotgun sequence window:
- the SLC25A33 gene encoding solute carrier family 25 member 33 isoform X1 — translation MAGAPQENTLLHLFAGGCGGTVGAIFTCPLEVIKTRLQSSKLAFRAVYYPQVQLGTISGEGMVRPTSVSPGLFSVLKSILEKEGPRSLFRGLGPNLVGVAPSRAVYFACYSKAKERFNGIFVPNSNIVHICSAGSAAFITNSLMNPIWMVKTRMQLERKVRGSKPMNALQCARYVYQTEGIRGFYRGLTASYAGISETIICFAIYESLKKHLKEVQLPPSPPNGTERNSTSFFGLMFAAAVSKGCASCIAYPHEVIRTRLREEGTKYKAFIQTARLVAREEGYLAFYRGLFAQLIRQIPNTAIVLSTYELIVYLLEDRGK, via the exons CTGCGGAGGAACAGTTGGTGCTATCTTTACATGTCCCTTAGAGGTAATAAAGACGAGACTCCAATCTTCCAAGCTGGCCTTCCGGGCTGTCTACTACCCGCAAGTCCAGCTGGGGACCATCAGTGGTGAAGGAATGGTCAGGCCAACATCTGTATCACCTGGACTCTTTAGTGTTCTCAA gtcAATTCTAGAGAAAGAAGGACCAAGGTCACTCTTCCGAGGGCTGGGTCCAAACTTGGTTGGAGTTGCACCATCAAG AGCTGTCTATTTTGCATGTTACTCCAAAGCCAAAGAGCGATTTAATGGCATTTTTGTGCCCAACAGCAACATTGTGCATATCTGTTCTGCAGGTTCTGCAG cctttaTCACAAATTCCCTGATGAACCCTATATGGATGGTGAAAACCAGAATGCAGCTGGAACGGAA agTCAGGGGTTCAAAACCAATGAATGCTTTGCAGTGTGCTAGATACGTTTACCAGACAGAAGGTATCCGCGGCTTTTATAGGGGCCTGACTGCCTCCTATGCTGGGATTTCTGAGACCATTATCTGCTTTGCTATTTATGAAAGTTTAAAAAAGCACCTAAAGGAAGTCCAACTGCCCCCTTCTCCTCCTAATGGGACCGAAAGGAACTCAACAAGCTTCTTTGGACtgatgtttgctgctgctgtttcaaaaGGCTGTGCTTCTTGTATTGCCTATCCACATG AGGTCATACGGACACGGCTGCGAGAAGAAGGCACTAAATACAAGGCTTTCATTCAGACAGCACGTCTGGTAGCACGTGAAGAAGGCTATCTCGCCTTCTATAGAGGACTCTTTGCTCAACTCATCCGGCAGATACCAAACACAGCCATTGTGTTGTCTACCTATGAGTTAATTGTGTATCTGTTAGAAGACCGTGGAAAGTAG
- the LOC136111207 gene encoding forkhead box protein L2-like: MGEPEPGEARGAAGSPGAAEPLQKPPYSYVALIAMAIRASPEQRLPLSGIYAYIAGRFPYYRGCPKGWQNSVRHNLSLNPCFRRLPRSQAGPAAPRRGGDWALDPAFQDMFPEGDYRRRRRPRRPSAPPPAAPPPAAPRPLPPGCPHGPCPALALPCGCRCSELPAWGPPGFLGPPVGLPAWPLPGGPGARAVLRPAEPELGVTCEWGAKLLPAFK; this comes from the coding sequence ATGGGGGAGCCGGAGCCCGGCGAGGCGCGGGGGGCTGCGGGCAGCCCGGGAGCGGCGGAGCCTCTGCAGAAGCCGCCTTATTCCTACGTGGCTCTGATCGCCATGGCCATCCGGGCCAGCCCCGAGCAGCGCCTTCCCCTCAGCGGCATCTACGCCTACATCGCGGGGCGCTTCCCCTACTACCGCGGCTGCCCCAAGGGCTGGCAGAACAGCGTCCGCCACAACCTCAGCCTCAACCCCTGCTTCCGCCGCCTGCCCCGCAGCcaggccggccccgccgccccccgccgcggcGGAGACTGGGCGCTGGACCCCGCTTTCCAGGACATGTTCCCGGAGGGCGATTACCGGCGGCGCCGCCGGCCGCGCCGCCcctcggccccgccgcccgccgcgccgccccccgccgcgccccggccgCTGCCCCCGGGCTGCCCGCACGGCCCCTGCCCGGCGCTGGCGCTGCCCTGCGGCTGCCGCTGCTCCGAGCTGCCCGCCTGGGGCCCCCCCGGCTTCCTGGGGCCGCCGGTGGGGCTGCCGGCCTGGCCGCTGCCCGGCGGCCCCGGGGCCAGGGCGGTTCTGCGCCCGGCAGAGCCGGAGCTGGGGGTGACCTGCGAGTGGGGGGCGAAGCTGCTCCCCGCCTTTAAATGA
- the TMEM201 gene encoding transmembrane protein 201 produces MEGAGALLARCPAGGLGVTVCAAAAGLLLYRMARRKKPTHVTVNCWFCNQDTVVPYGNRNCWDCPNCEQYNGFQENGDYNKPIPAQYMEHLNHVVSGATTFCDPTKPQQWVSSQILLCKKCNNHQTTKIKQLASFSPREEGKYDEEIEVYKHHLEQTYKLCRPCQAAVEYYIKHQNRQLRALLLSHHFKRRETDKTYTQNLCSSSSSASITTPAQVIFLRFLAFLSCAFLVLMALYGPGDPFSLSAAAPAPVSSGPASLQNRTDTSSHADSGNDTSMVVAGWQELLRLLPEQMVENLSAAWAYGKNHQMAVAVLGLFTCLLAMFLAGRIRLRRIDAFASVLWFVVMSLHLAERYLKSETPSWLDTAKFGTTSLCCLVGFTAAVATRKSTGHRRYRPRRYLSGDSITLFPNGTGTGFPSSATSLFVPTPPSILQLTNQQLFRSPRGISSSSLPGRLNRALSLGTIPSLARADSGYLFSGSRPASQSSQSKESPPPEHFSLLSGSCAPSRIPSPAPSVAGSVASSSGSLRYRRPLISPARLNLKGQKLLLFPLQNEALLTPTSSEEHAHSDSNIFPTELSSFPKKNLSERGMQDMRSAVEGGSICSDNSIKKEDHSSHSSACVVDTTTKGEDLAGWRGHFGNSALRGLLALSLTLNAVFTSAYVYRSLR; encoded by the exons ATGGAGGGAGCCGGGGCGCTGCTGGCCCGCTGCCCCGCCGGCGGGCTGGGTGTCACCGTGTGCGCCGCCGCGGCCGGGCTGCTGCTGTACCGCATGGCGCGGAG GAAAAAGCCCACACATGTGACTGTGAACTGCTGGTTCTGCAACCAGGACACGGTGGTGCCCTATGGGAATCGCAACTGCTGGGATTGCCCCAACTGCGAGCAGTACAACGGGTTCCAAGAG AATGGAGACTACAACAAGCCCATCCCTGCTCAGTACATGGAACACCTTAACCATGTTGTATCAGGTGCTACAACTTTCTGTGATCCTACCAAACCGCAACAGTGGGTGAGCAGCCAAATTCTCCTTTGCAAGAAGTGTAACAACCATCAAACCACGAAGATCAAACAGCTGGCTTCGTTCTCACCGAGGGAGGAG GGGAAATACGATGAGGAGATTGAGGTGTATAAGCACCATCTGGAGCAGACCTACAAGCTGTGCCGTCCGTGCCAGGCTGCTGTGGAATATTATATAAAACACCAGAATCGGCAGCTCCGGGCGCTGCTGCTCAGCCACCATTTCAAACGTCGTGAGACAGATAAGACCTACACTCAG AATTTATGTTCATCCTCCTCTTCTGCTTCCATAACCACACCAGCTCAGGTGATATTTCTGCGGTTCCTGGCCTTCCTCAGCTGCGCGTTCCTGGTTCTGATGGCCTTGTATGGCCCAGGCGACCCCTTCTCACTCAGTGCAGCGGCCCCCGCTCCTGTCTCCTCCGGTCCAGCGTCCCTGCAGAACAGGACTGACACAAGCTCACATGCAGACTCGGGAAATGACACTTCCATGGTGGTGGCAGGCTGGCAGGAGCTGCTCCGGCTGCTCCCAGAGCAGATGGTGGAGAACCTGAGTGCCGCATGGGCTTACGGGAAGAATCACCAGATGGCGGTCGCTGTCCTTGGGCTGTTCACCTGCCTCTTGGCCATGTTCTTAGCTGGGCGGATCAG GCTCCGGAGGATTGATGCGTTTGCTTCAGTCTTGTGGTTCGTAGTGATGAGTCTACATTTAGCTGAGAGGTACCTGAAGTCAGAAACACCCAGCTGGCTGGACACAGCCAAATTTGGCACCACGTCCTTGTGCTGCCTGGTGGGCTTCACCGCAGCTGTGGCCACGCGGAAATCAACGGGCCATCGGAGATACCGGCCCCGAAG GTACCTTTCTGGGGATTCGATTACTCTCTTTCCCAACGGCACTGGGACCGGCTTCCCTTCCTCCGCAACGTCTCTCTTTGTCCCAACACCACCCAGTATTCTCCAGCTGACAAACCAGCAGCTCTTCAGATCCCCGCGCGGTATTTCGTCTTCCTCTCTCCCTGGCCGGCTCAACAGGGCGCTCTCGCTGGGCACCATCCCCTCCTTGGCCAGAGCAG ATTCTGGCTACTTGTTCAGCGGGAGCCGCCCAGCCTCGCAGTCATCCCAGTCCAAGGAATCTCCTCCGCCAG AGCACTTCTCCCTGCTGTCAGGCAGCTGTGCTCCCTCCCGCATCCCCTCTCCAGCGCCGTCGGTCGCTGGCTCTGTGGCTTCCAGCTCCGGTTCCTTGCGGTACCGCCGGCCGCTCATCAGCCCTGCCCGCCTGAACCTGAAAGGCcagaagctgctgcttttcccATTGCAGAATGAGGCTCTGCTCACCCCAACTAGCTCAGAGGAGCACGCCCACTCGGACAGCAACATCTTTCCCACCGAGTTGTCCTCCTTTCCGAAGAAGAACCTCAGCGAGCGGGGAATGCAAG ACATGAGATCCGCTGTGGAAGGAGGGAGTATTTGCAGTGATAACTCCATCAAGAAGGAGGATCACTCATCACACTCGTCTGCCTGTGTGGTAGACACAACTACCAAAGGGGAAGATTTGGCAGGCTGGAGAG GTCATTTTGGTAACTCTGCTCTGCGAGGTCTGCTAGCCCTGAGTCTGACTCTCAATGCTGTCTTCACATCAGCCTACGTCTACCGGAGCCTGCGCTGA
- the SLC25A33 gene encoding solute carrier family 25 member 33 isoform X2, translated as MIIQGFFCGGTVGAIFTCPLEVIKTRLQSSKLAFRAVYYPQVQLGTISGEGMVRPTSVSPGLFSVLKSILEKEGPRSLFRGLGPNLVGVAPSRAVYFACYSKAKERFNGIFVPNSNIVHICSAGSAAFITNSLMNPIWMVKTRMQLERKVRGSKPMNALQCARYVYQTEGIRGFYRGLTASYAGISETIICFAIYESLKKHLKEVQLPPSPPNGTERNSTSFFGLMFAAAVSKGCASCIAYPHEVIRTRLREEGTKYKAFIQTARLVAREEGYLAFYRGLFAQLIRQIPNTAIVLSTYELIVYLLEDRGK; from the exons ATGATCATTCAGGGATTTTT CTGCGGAGGAACAGTTGGTGCTATCTTTACATGTCCCTTAGAGGTAATAAAGACGAGACTCCAATCTTCCAAGCTGGCCTTCCGGGCTGTCTACTACCCGCAAGTCCAGCTGGGGACCATCAGTGGTGAAGGAATGGTCAGGCCAACATCTGTATCACCTGGACTCTTTAGTGTTCTCAA gtcAATTCTAGAGAAAGAAGGACCAAGGTCACTCTTCCGAGGGCTGGGTCCAAACTTGGTTGGAGTTGCACCATCAAG AGCTGTCTATTTTGCATGTTACTCCAAAGCCAAAGAGCGATTTAATGGCATTTTTGTGCCCAACAGCAACATTGTGCATATCTGTTCTGCAGGTTCTGCAG cctttaTCACAAATTCCCTGATGAACCCTATATGGATGGTGAAAACCAGAATGCAGCTGGAACGGAA agTCAGGGGTTCAAAACCAATGAATGCTTTGCAGTGTGCTAGATACGTTTACCAGACAGAAGGTATCCGCGGCTTTTATAGGGGCCTGACTGCCTCCTATGCTGGGATTTCTGAGACCATTATCTGCTTTGCTATTTATGAAAGTTTAAAAAAGCACCTAAAGGAAGTCCAACTGCCCCCTTCTCCTCCTAATGGGACCGAAAGGAACTCAACAAGCTTCTTTGGACtgatgtttgctgctgctgtttcaaaaGGCTGTGCTTCTTGTATTGCCTATCCACATG AGGTCATACGGACACGGCTGCGAGAAGAAGGCACTAAATACAAGGCTTTCATTCAGACAGCACGTCTGGTAGCACGTGAAGAAGGCTATCTCGCCTTCTATAGAGGACTCTTTGCTCAACTCATCCGGCAGATACCAAACACAGCCATTGTGTTGTCTACCTATGAGTTAATTGTGTATCTGTTAGAAGACCGTGGAAAGTAG